A single genomic interval of Marmota flaviventris isolate mMarFla1 chromosome 14, mMarFla1.hap1, whole genome shotgun sequence harbors:
- the LOC114082595 gene encoding N-acetyltransferase family 8 member 3-like encodes MAPHHICKYQETDHKSILDLFFQGMVEHFPATFRHILKLPKTILVLLGLPVARLLVSGSWLLALGSNVTLLVYLWMLARYAWRKYAVKYLREDLADITKSYLKARGSCFWVAESGGQVAGIVGALPVKDAPPGKKQLQLFHLSVALENRGEGPGKALVMTVLQFVRAQGYSEVVLDTTIVQEAALTLYRHMGFQKIREYFPEKNL; translated from the exons ATGGCACCTCATCACATCTGCAAATACCAGGAGACTGACCACAAAAG CATCCTGGACTTGTTCTTCCAGGGGATGGTCGAGCACTTCCCCGCCACTTTCCGCCACATACTGAAGTTGCCAAAAACAATCCTGGTCTTACTTGGGTTGCCTGTCGCCCGACTCCTGGTCTCTGGCTCTTGGCTCCTGGCTCTTGGATCTAATGTTACCCTCCTTGTTTATTTATGGATGCTGGCCAGATATGCTTGGAGGAAGTATGCGGTCAAGTATTTGCGGGAAGATCTTGCTGACATCACCAAATCCTACCTGAAGGCCCGTGGTTCCTGCTTCTGGGTGGCTGAGTCTGGGGGGCAGGTGGCAGGCATAGTGGGTGCTCTGCCAGTGAAGGATGCCCCACCAGGGAAGAAGCAACTGCAGCTGTTTCACCTCTCTGTGGCCTTGGAGAACCGAGGTGAAGGACCAGGGAAAGCCCTGGTCATGACTGTCCTCCAGTTTGTGAGGGCTCAGGGCTACAGTGAGGTTGTCCTTGATACTACCATTGTACAGGAGGCTGCTCTGACCCTCTACCGGCACATGGGCTTCCAGAAGATAAGAGAGTACTTTCCTGAAAAAAATCTCTAG